In Paracoccus aerodenitrificans, the following are encoded in one genomic region:
- a CDS encoding penicillin-binding protein 1A — translation MIRFILSFFGSIFSLIVTGLLFGMLILGGIFWAYGRDLPSHEQLSQYAPKTISRVYSGEGRLIDEFAQERRIYVPGEEIPDLVKQAFISAEDKNFYVHRGYDMGGIMAAARDAVVSRGENVRGASTITQQVMKNFLLSSDRSVERKVKELILATRLENTLTKDQILELYLNEIFLGQNSYGVAAAAQTYFNKTLSELAPHEAATLAAMPQAPGRYHPVRAKDRVTERRNYVLREMWQNGYIDEATMIAESAKPLRSVQNGDFKPFSEKLPPRDYFTDEIRRQLSEEFGEDEFFGGGLTIRATVEPHMQDVASGALRDALETYDRNRGIWHGVIETIPAESLGSQADWREALYAVREAPRDVPGWMPAVILAINDAGDARIGIEGIEEDDDGHWVPARDAQWARPRREDGSLGPRAGNVGDLAPVGSVVMVRAMTDDNTGEFLRWTLRQVPEVQGGFMAMDVNTGRVLAMQGGFSYQSSVFNRATQAMRQPGSSFKPFVYAAALDNGYTPSTIVVDEEIAINTPEGMWRPKNASNRTYGPTPLRTGIEQSRNLMTIRVAQDIGMNTVADYAERFGVYDQDQMRPFLANSLGAQETTLYRMVAAYAMFANGGERVEPTLVDRVQDRRGRTVYRHDQRDCVGCTQNALPAGTAPEIDTNRERVMDAVTAYQLTSMMEGVVKRGSGKGVNLPVPIAGKTGTTNDAKDVWFIGFSSNIVAGCYLGYDQPRTLGSDAYGGTLCVPVFNAFMRQAVQEYGGSQFKVPEGGYFVKIDRFTGARLPADATGDNVISEFFREGTDRNTGMDYIDGGFEARIMPKVEGIPLTLKELPQTSSGSTAKSVTTSSGQQRVIPQKADFGTISSGGLY, via the coding sequence GTGATCCGTTTCATCCTTTCCTTTTTCGGGTCTATTTTCTCGCTGATCGTGACCGGCTTGCTGTTCGGCATGCTGATCCTTGGCGGAATTTTCTGGGCCTATGGGCGCGACCTGCCCAGTCATGAACAGCTCAGCCAGTATGCTCCGAAAACGATCAGCCGGGTCTATTCCGGTGAGGGTCGCCTGATCGACGAATTCGCGCAGGAGCGTCGCATCTATGTCCCGGGCGAGGAAATCCCGGATCTGGTGAAGCAGGCCTTTATCTCGGCCGAGGACAAGAATTTCTATGTCCATCGGGGCTATGATATGGGCGGGATCATGGCGGCGGCGCGTGATGCGGTGGTCTCGCGCGGTGAGAATGTGCGCGGTGCCTCGACCATTACCCAGCAGGTGATGAAGAACTTCCTGCTGTCCTCGGATCGGAGCGTGGAACGCAAGGTCAAGGAGCTGATTCTCGCGACACGGCTGGAAAATACGCTGACCAAGGACCAGATCCTTGAGCTTTATCTGAACGAGATTTTCCTAGGTCAGAACAGCTATGGGGTCGCGGCGGCAGCGCAGACCTATTTCAACAAGACCCTGTCAGAGCTTGCGCCGCATGAAGCTGCGACGCTGGCCGCCATGCCGCAGGCGCCGGGGCGATATCATCCCGTCCGCGCAAAGGATCGCGTGACCGAGCGGCGGAATTATGTGCTGCGCGAAATGTGGCAGAACGGCTATATCGACGAAGCGACGATGATCGCGGAATCCGCAAAGCCGCTGCGGTCGGTGCAGAACGGCGATTTCAAGCCCTTCTCTGAAAAGCTGCCGCCACGAGACTACTTCACCGATGAAATCCGCCGTCAGCTTTCCGAAGAATTCGGCGAGGACGAATTCTTCGGTGGCGGGCTGACCATCCGCGCCACGGTTGAACCTCATATGCAGGATGTGGCGTCGGGTGCGCTGCGTGACGCGCTGGAAACCTATGACCGCAACCGGGGCATCTGGCACGGGGTGATCGAGACGATCCCCGCGGAGAGCCTTGGCAGTCAGGCGGATTGGCGGGAAGCGCTGTACGCCGTGCGCGAGGCGCCGCGTGACGTGCCGGGCTGGATGCCTGCCGTCATTCTGGCCATCAACGATGCGGGCGACGCCCGGATCGGGATCGAAGGGATCGAGGAAGACGATGACGGCCACTGGGTACCGGCGCGGGATGCGCAATGGGCCCGCCCGCGCCGCGAGGATGGCTCGCTTGGACCGCGTGCCGGGAATGTAGGCGATCTTGCCCCGGTCGGGTCGGTGGTGATGGTCCGGGCGATGACCGACGACAATACCGGCGAGTTCCTTCGCTGGACCCTGCGTCAGGTGCCCGAGGTGCAGGGCGGCTTCATGGCGATGGACGTCAATACCGGCCGCGTGCTGGCGATGCAGGGCGGTTTTTCCTATCAGTCCTCGGTGTTCAACCGTGCGACGCAGGCGATGCGTCAGCCCGGCTCCAGCTTCAAGCCCTTCGTTTATGCGGCGGCGCTCGATAACGGCTATACCCCCTCGACCATCGTCGTGGATGAGGAAATCGCCATCAACACGCCCGAAGGCATGTGGCGGCCGAAAAACGCCTCGAACCGGACCTATGGCCCGACGCCTCTGCGCACCGGGATCGAGCAGTCGCGGAACCTGATGACGATCCGGGTGGCGCAGGATATCGGCATGAATACCGTCGCCGATTACGCCGAGCGGTTCGGGGTTTACGATCAGGACCAGATGCGGCCTTTCCTGGCCAATTCTCTGGGGGCGCAGGAAACCACGCTTTATCGGATGGTGGCGGCCTATGCGATGTTCGCCAATGGCGGTGAGCGGGTCGAGCCGACTCTGGTGGACCGGGTTCAGGACCGCCGCGGCCGCACCGTCTATCGCCACGATCAGCGCGATTGCGTCGGCTGTACGCAGAATGCCCTGCCAGCCGGCACTGCCCCTGAAATCGACACCAACCGCGAACGCGTGATGGATGCCGTCACCGCCTATCAGCTGACCTCGATGATGGAGGGCGTGGTCAAGCGCGGTTCGGGAAAGGGCGTCAATCTGCCTGTGCCGATCGCGGGCAAGACCGGGACCACGAACGACGCGAAGGATGTCTGGTTCATCGGGTTTTCGTCGAATATCGTCGCGGGCTGCTATCTGGGCTATGACCAGCCGCGCACGCTTGGCAGCGATGCCTATGGCGGGACGCTGTGCGTGCCGGTGTTCAATGCCTTCATGCGGCAGGCCGTGCAGGAATATGGCGGCAGCCAGTTCAAGGTGCCCGAGGGCGGTTACTTCGTGAAGATCGACCGGTTCACCGGCGCACGGCTTCCCGCAGATGCCACCGGAGACAACGTCATCTCGGAATTCTTCCGCGAGGGCACGGACCGCAATACCGGCATGGATTATATCGATGGCGGGTTCGAGGCGCGGATCATGCCCAAGGTTGAGGGCATTCCTCTGACGCTGAAAGAACTGCCGCAAACCAGCAGCGGCAGCACCGCCAAATCGGTCACGACCTCTTCGGGTCAGCAAAGGGTGATCCCGCAAAAGGCCGATTTCGGGACGATTTCATCCGGCGGGCTTTACTGA
- the prfB gene encoding peptide chain release factor 2, with amino-acid sequence MRAETAATVDAIRKSLRLLAQRMDWETAPHRLEELNAMIEDGDLWNDPARAQKLMRDRQALSDAVEGYRRIEGDLEANAEMVELAEAEGDADLVAEAEGNLKKLAEEAAQKELEALLNGEADGNDTFLEINAGAGGTESCDWASMLARMYVRWAEKKGYDVELISESAGEEAGIRSAAYRISGRNAYGWLKTESGVHRLVRISPYDSSARRHTSFSSVWVYPVVDDNIEINVPDSDIRIDTYRSSGAGGQHVNTTDSAVRITHLPTGIVVTSSMKSQHQNREAAMNALKARLYQQELDRRNAEINAQHDAKGDAGWGNQIRSYVLHPYQMVKDLRTSHETSDTQGVLDGDLDAFMAATLALDVSGKSRAEATAED; translated from the coding sequence ATGCGCGCCGAAACTGCTGCCACCGTCGATGCAATCCGCAAATCCCTGCGGCTGCTGGCGCAGCGCATGGATTGGGAAACTGCGCCGCACCGGCTGGAAGAGTTGAACGCCATGATCGAGGATGGCGATCTGTGGAACGATCCGGCCCGTGCGCAAAAGCTGATGCGCGACCGGCAGGCGCTGTCCGACGCGGTCGAGGGCTATCGCCGGATCGAGGGCGATCTGGAAGCCAATGCCGAAATGGTCGAACTGGCCGAGGCCGAGGGCGACGCGGATCTGGTCGCCGAGGCTGAGGGCAATCTGAAGAAACTGGCCGAGGAAGCTGCCCAGAAAGAACTTGAGGCGCTTCTGAACGGCGAGGCGGATGGCAATGACACGTTCCTTGAAATCAACGCCGGGGCGGGTGGTACGGAAAGCTGTGACTGGGCCTCAATGCTGGCGCGGATGTATGTGCGTTGGGCCGAGAAGAAGGGCTATGACGTTGAACTGATTTCAGAATCCGCAGGGGAAGAGGCAGGCATTCGTTCGGCCGCCTATCGCATCTCGGGGCGTAACGCCTATGGCTGGCTAAAGACCGAATCCGGCGTGCACCGGCTGGTGCGGATCTCGCCCTATGACAGCTCGGCGCGGCGGCATACCTCTTTCAGCTCGGTCTGGGTCTATCCGGTGGTGGACGACAATATCGAAATCAACGTGCCGGACAGCGATATCCGCATCGACACCTACCGTTCATCCGGCGCGGGCGGTCAGCACGTCAACACCACCGACTCGGCGGTGCGGATCACGCACCTGCCGACCGGGATCGTGGTCACCAGTTCGATGAAGTCGCAGCACCAGAACCGCGAAGCGGCGATGAATGCCCTGAAAGCAAGGCTTTATCAGCAAGAACTCGACCGCCGCAATGCCGAGATCAACGCGCAGCACGACGCCAAGGGCGATGCCGGATGGGGCAACCAGATCCGGTCCTATGTGCTGCATCCCTATCAGATGGTGAAGGATCTGCGCACCTCGCATGAGACCTCGGACACGCAGGGCGTTCTGGACGGGGACCTTGATGCGTTCATGGCGGCGACGTTGGCGCTGGATGTCTCGGGCAAGAGCCGGGCGGAGGCGACCGCCGAGGATTGA